GCTTGTAGCCTTCCGCTGCCAGGCCGGCGGCGAAGGTCACGGCATGCTGTTCGGCGATGCCGACGTCGAAACAGCGCAACGGAAAGGCCTCGGCGAGCTTGTCGAGGCCGGTACCATTCGGCATGGCGGCGGTGATGCCGACGATCTTGTCGTCGAGGGTGGCTTCCTGCACCAGCGCTTCGGCAAAGACGCTGGTATAGCTCGGCGCATTCGGCTTGACCCTTGCCTGGGCGCCGGTGATGACGTCGAATTTGTTGACACCGTGATACTTGTCGGCCGCGGCTTCCGCCGGCGGATAGCCCTTGCCCTTCTGGGTGACGACATGGATCAGCACCGGTCCGCGCCCATTGTCGCGCACATTGCGCAACACCGGCAGCAGGTGGTCGAAGGAATGCCCGTCGATCGGGCCGATATGGTAAAAGCCCATCTCCTCGAACATCGTGCCGCCGGTGACGTAGCCGCGAGCATGCTCGACGGCGCGGGTGATTGCCCGGTCGATATTCTTGCCGAGGTAGGCCGTCAGCTTCTTGCCGAAGTCACGGAAGCCCATATAGGTGCGACCCGAGGCGAGGCGGGCAAGATAGGCGCTCATTGCCCCTGTCGGCGGGGCGATCGACATGTCGTTGTCATTGAGAATGACGATGAGGCGGGCATCGAGGGCACCGGCATTGTTCAGCGCCTCATAGGCCATGCCGGCCGACATCGCCCCGTCGCCGATGACGGCGATGACGCGGCGGTCCGATTTGTCGAGGTCGGCGGCAATCGCCATGCCGAGGCCGGCCGAGATCGAGGTCGAGGAATGTGCCGCGCCGAAGGGATCATATTCGCTCTCCGCCCGGCGGGTGAAGCCGGACAGCCCGTCTTCCTGGCGCAGCGTCCGGATACGGTCACGCCGGCCGGTGAGAATCTTGTGCGGATAACATTGATGGCCGACATCGAAGATCAGACGATCATCAGGTGTGTCGAAGACGCTGTGGATGGCGATCGTCAATTCGACGACGCCGAGACCGGCGCCGAGATGGCCGCCGGTGCGCGACACCGCATCGATCATTTCGTCCCGGACTTCGCGGGCAAGCTGCGGCAGGTCGCGATCCTCGAGCTTGCGCAGGTCGGCGGGATAGATGACCTGGTCGAGCAGGGGGGTCTTCGGCAGTTGTGTCACGGGCGGGCGCTCTTTCTTGCTTTTCCTTGTTCCGCTTTATTCGATTAGATTGCGGCAAAACAAGTGCATTTCAGGAACCGAAGGTTTTTACCTTAGAGCATGGTGCCGAAAAGTGTGAGCGGTTTTCGGATAACATCATGCTCCCACTATTAAAGCATGGTGCCGAAAAGTGTGAGCGGTTTTCGGCGGAGATCCAGCTCTATTTCTTCAGTTTAGCCTTCCGGCAAAGGCACGAATTCCTCTTCGTCACCGGGAACGATATCGAAGCGGCCGGTGCGCCATTCCTCCTTGGCCTGTTCGATCCGCTCCTTCGAGGAAGAGACGAAATTCCACCAGATATAACGTTTCGAATTGAGCGCCGCACCGCCGAAGAGCATCAGGTGGCAGCCGTCGCGGCCGGCTTCCAGCGTGATCTGATCACCCGGCCGGAAGACCAGCAACTGGTCGGCGGCAAAACGGTCGCCTGATATGACGACCTCGCCCGAGAGCACATAGACGGCGCGCTCTTCGTGGCCGGCGCCGAAGGGAAATTTGGCGCCCGGCTGCAGGTCGAGATCGACATAGAGCGTGTCGGAGAAAACACCGACCGGCGATGTCATGCCTTCGAACGAGCCGATGACCACGCGCCCGCGCACGCCTGCCGTCTCGATCAGCGGCATGGCGGATTTTTCCGTATGGGCGAAGGCGGGATCGATCTCCTCCTTGTCGTCGGGCAGCGCCAGCCAGGTCTGCAGCCCTGACATCAGCAGCGGATGGCCGCGCAGATTGTCGGGCGTGCGCTCGGAGTGCACGATGCCGCGGCCGGCCGTCATCAGGTTGATGTCGCCGGGACGGATGACCTTTTCGGTGCCGAGGCTGTCGCGATGGCGGATCTCGCCGTCGAACAGATAGGTGACCGTCGACAGCCCGATATGCGGATGCGGCTTGACGTCGAGTGCCTCGTCCGGCTTGAGGATCGCCGGTCCCATACGGTCGAAGAAGATGAACGGCCCGACCAGCCGCCGCTGTCGGCTGGGCAGCGCGCGGCGCACCTGGAAACCGCCGATATCGCTGGTGCGCGGGATGATCAGGCTCTCGATCGCATCGCAGGCGAAGGCATCGCCGGGCAGGGGATCTTTACCGGGAAAGAAGGACATTGGGATCTCCGATCGCTACAGGGCCGCGCGTCATCGCCCACAGATAGCGCCTGGAGCGCCGCGCGTCCAATCGGACGCGCGTCGGGGCTCAGATTGCGGTGAAGCCGTTGTCGACGAAGAGATGGGCGCCGTTGACGAAGCTCGACTCGTCGCTGGCCAGATAAAGCGCGGCACGCGCCACATCTTCGGGCTCGCCGATCCGCCCCTGCTGGGCGGCAATGGCGGCGTCCGAAACGTCGACGCCGAGCGCCTGCAGGTCGGCCACCTCGCGCAGGCCATGCGGCGTGCGGATGAAGCCGGGGCAGACGGCGTTGCAGCGGATGTTGCGATCGCGGAATTCGACCGCGATGGCGCGGGCAAACATATGCACCGCCCCTTTGGTCGTGTCGTAAAGCACTTCCATCGGCGTGGCCGCGACCGCCGAGATCGACGAGGTGCAGACGATCGACCCGCCGCCGCTTGCAATCATCTTCGGCAGCACGGCCTTGGTCATCAGAAACATCGAGCGCACGTTGACGGCGTGCAGCCAGTCCCATTCCTCGACGGTTGTTTCGAGAAACGGTTTGATGACGATCGTGCCGGCATGATTGAAGAGCACGGTCACCGCGCCGTAGCGTTCTTCGACGCCGGCGACGGCGGCATTGACGGCGGATTCGTCCGAGACATCGGCCGTCCAGCAATAGGCCTCGCCGCCGGCATCACGGATGGCCTGGACGGTCTCGGCGGCTGCATCGCCATTGCGGTCGATGATCGCAACACGCGCGCCTTCCGCCGCAAAAAGCTTCGAGGCGGCACCGCCCATGCCGGTCGCGCCGCCCGAGATAATGGCGATCTTGCCCTTCAACCTGTCCGTCATTCCGCTGTCCCCTCACTGTTTTGCAAAGGGATCATAGATCGGTCCGAAGCCGATAGCCAAGCATCTTCAAAAGGGAGTTTGCTGCCTCAGGCGCCGTCGAGCGGCTCGACGCCCTGCGGCTTGCCGGCGCGGTCGAGCCGGATCTTCTCGATGCGGTTTTCGGCGGCCGAAAGCAGCGTTTCGCAATGTTTCTTCAGCGCTTCGCCGCGCTCATAGATCTCGATCGATTCATCCAGCGCCACATCGCCGCGTTCCAGCCGGGCGACGATGCTTTCGAGTTCGGCGACCGCCTTTTCGAAGGAAAGGCCGGACACCTCAGGCTTGGCGCTGTCAGTCATTCTCAACCCTTCATCATTCTCAGAATATGCATGCCCGCCGATTCGGCGAGTCCCTCGAGATCATAACCGCCTTCGAGCAGGCTGACGACCCGGTTCTTCGCGTACCGGTCCGCCAGTTCCAGCACGCGCCCGGTCGCCCAGTCGAAATCCTCACCGGTCAGATTGATCTGCGCTAAGGGATCGCGGTGATGTGCGTCGAAGCCGGCGGAGATGATGATGAGATCCGGCCGGAAATCGTCCAGGGCGGGCAGCACGCGCGATTTGAACGCCTCGCGGAAGTGGTCGCTGCCAACATTTGGCGACAGCGGCGCGTTGACGATGGTGTTGTGCGTGCCCTTCTCATCCTTGGCGCCGGTGCCGGGATAGAGCGGCATCTGATGCGTCGAGCAGAACAGCACCGAAGCATCGTCCCAGAAGATATCCTGCGTGCCGTTGCCGTGGTGCACGTCCCAGTCGACGATGGCGATGCGCTCGGCGCCATGCGTCTTCTGCGCATGACGGGCGGCGATCGCCGCATTGTTGAAGAAGCAAAAACCCATCGCCGTCATCTTCTCGGCATGGTGCCCCGGCGGGCGGGCAGCGACGAAGACATTGTCGGCCCGGCCGGTAAAGACGTCGTCGACCGCCGCCATCGCCCCGCCAATGCCGGTCAGCGCCGCCTGCAGGCTCTTGCTGCTGGCATAGGTATCGGCTTCGATCTGGTTGATCTCGCCCTCTTCCTCGGGAATCTCCCGCATGACGGCGATGAGATGTTCTTCGGGATGGGCAAGCAGCACCGCATCCTCATTCGCCTGCGGCGCCTGCCGGCGCTCCAGCCGCTCGAAGTTCGGATGTTCCAGCGCGACATTGATGGCGCGGATCCTGTCGGATCGCTCCGGATGGCCAGCGGGCGTCACATGTTCCAGGAAGATCGGGTGTTCATAAAGACGGGTGCTCATGAAGACACTCTATCGGTCGCTTATGTCATGTGCCACAGCAGATGGGGCATCGCCTGACGATTTCAACAAGCGCTCTTGCCGTGCCGTCCGGACGTTCGCAGTATCGCAATTGCCTCATTGTGCCGTTTCCGTCGAACAACCCGTCCCGACAGCGCCGCATCTTTTCAGAGGGCAAAGGATACTGTAACACTTTGAACTATTGCGTAATTCTATCTTTAAATCGGTTCCGGTATAAGCAATTATGCAGTAGTGTTGCCATGGGAACTCTGTAAGGCAGATCTGTTGATGAGTCAGTCGAAACGTCCTGATGTGGCGGAAATACGTGTGCCGTTTCGCGATGTCGATATGACCGGCCAGATGTTTCTGGCCTCCTATATTTCCTATGCCGAGTCCGTGCTTGCGAGCTTCTGGTCGTCACGGCCCGATGTCGACGACGAACCGCTCTACAGCCCCAGCAAGGTTTCCTGCTTTCTCCACCGCCCGCTCCACTATGACGAGCCGGCAACCTTCACCGCCGCCGTCGACAAGATCGGCATGCATTCCATCGGCTTCCTCGTTTCGATCGACACCGGGGAGGAGCGTGCCGCCGAGGTCGAGATCATCTGGCAGGCCCGCACCCGCGAAGACCAGTCGCCGGCCTCGCTACCGGAGGAAACGCGCGACTGGCTTTATCGGTTTTTGGATTAGGGCGTTATGCGGGCGGCGGGATGCGCTTTCGTTTTCACTCCGCTCCGTTGATCTGCAGATGTTGGCAATCAGAATCTCCAAATGACAAAATCCGATATTTTACCACCTGATCTGCAGGAACTGCTCGTTATCATTGGGGAGCGTCTGAATAGCGGCCAAAACGTCGAAGCGCAGCTTCCGTCCGCTGTAGCGGGCATATTGTCTCTCCCTGCTGCGACGATAAGCCAATCGGCTCCGGCGATTGCAACATCCGCAAAGCTATATCATCGGCGTCCGGAGCCCGCATGGCTTGGCAGACTGTTGCGGCCTCATCTCACTGATAAGCAGCAATTGTTGAAATTACCCGACCTTCGTTACCTATTCCTGTTTCACTGCGATGGACGTATGAGGGAGGCTGCCCTCAAGAGGACAACCGGCGGGCTGCAAAGTTCCTTTCTGTTCGCTGCAATCGCCATACGTCTGAATGACTGGGCGGAGCCAGTCCGCGCTGCTGCGTTTGCCTGTGCGAAGCGGTGCTTCCCCCTTACCTCGGCGGAGGTAATCGCCAATGCCGTGACCTCCCTGCTTTTGCACCAAGACAGTTGGGGAAGATGGGGTGTTGAACGAGAGGCCATGGAGACGACACTGGCGAGGCCTGACGTTGGCGAACAGCTCGCCAATATCCTTTGCGAAGCGCAAACCGGGCCGACGTCCCGGATTTTTCGTCTCGTGTTGAAGAACGGTTCGATAGATCCCCATTTGCCCAGACTGGCGGCAAGCGCGCAACAGCCCTGGGTTCGTGCCATGGCAGTCAAAGTCATTGCGGAGGGGCGTGCGGGCTGGCAAGTTGGCTGGGAGTGGAAGTGGATAGACAAGTCTATGGGAAAACGGGTGCAGGAGCCTAAATTTAACTTCCGAGACCTCCTGTTCCCATTCGATAAAGCGGCCGTCGTCAGGGCCGCCGCGTCAGATGGATCAGCAATCGTACGACGCGCCGCACTGGCGGCCGTTATTCAGCACTGGCGTGGAAGCCGGGAGGCTGAGGAACTCGCATCGACGCTAATAGCTGATCCGAGTCCTTCAGTGAGGGAACGCGCCGCTTTCATCCTATCGAGAAAAGGTGGACCTGCTAATCCGCGTGATGCGGTTGGGATACAACCTTTGCAATAGACGGGCAAAGTTCTTTCGGCTGGTACCGTCGAAAAACTCCGCGTCCGCCTTTCAAATGACTATGAACTCCGGCTTGCATCAACGTAAAATGATGAACGTCATGCGCGCGATCGGCCGGAGCCCAAGCCCGGCTATGCGATGACCGGCTCTGAAACGCTCTTTCGCGAACTCCACTCCTCCTTGGTCTGGGTCTTGATGTCGAACTGGTCGCGCGTCCTGGTGTAGGTATGGCCACCCATTCGTCCGACGGCGTCCATCAGTTTCTGGTCGATATGCAGGTTCGCCGGATTGACCGCATCGCTTCTGACATAGACGCCGAGCACTTCGCCGAGGATGATTTCGCGCGCCGGGCCGACCTGCAGGGTGGTGTGGCGGCGGCATTCGAGCGCTGCGGGCGCTGCCAGGATGCGGGGACTTCTGACCATCTGTCCCGGCGCCGTTGCCAGTCCGGCTTCGGAGAGTTCGTCGACCTCAGGTCCGAACTTGATGGCGCAGACTTCCATCTGGTCGACGAGGGCGTCATCGCAGATATGCACCGTGAACTCGCCGGTTTCGCGGATGTTGCGGGCGGTATCCTTGAAGCGCATGTCGGCATAATTCTCGACGCCGATGGCGACGATCGCCGGGTCGTGGGTGAGGACGTTGAAGAAGCTGAACGGGCCGGCATTCGGCAGGCCTTCCTTGCTCACCGTCGTCACCAGCGCGATGGGGCGGGGAATGACCGTGCCGATGAGGATCTTGTAACGCTCGCGCTCGGTCAGCTTGGCGAAATCGAAATGCGTGTGTTGTTTATGATGGGTCATGTCAGGCCTCGGCAGCGACGCGGTGGGTTTCAAGCGGGGTATGGCGGCTGAGATTCTCGAAACCGTCCTTGGTCACGACATACATGTCGCCGATGTTGCAGCCGGCCGACAGCGGTTCCAGCCACTGCGTGTGCAGCACGAAGACCATGCCCTCCTCCATCCTGTCGTAGTTATGCGAGGAGATGTTGAAGCTGTTCTGGCCGCCGGCCATGCCAACCGAATGGCCGAGGTTCGGATTGTGCGGTCCGTGCTTTGCCGGATAGACGTGCATGAGCTTGCGGCCCTGCGCCTCCCAGTCGATGTCCTTTACATACTGATTGGGGATCAGGCGTGCTCCGCCGTCTTCCATCGGCGACCAGTTATAGGGCATGGTTCGCGCCTCGGCTGAGGTGAGCATGCCGCGCTCGATCATCGGCTCGAAGGCGGCATTGTTGACGTCGCGCATCAATGCGCCGGGCCTAATCAGCTTTTCGGCCCGCTTGACGCCTTCGGTGCAGGCTGCAAGCACATCCTCCTGATGGCTGCTGATGTCGCCGATCGCGATCATGCGGGCGGTCTGGGCCGTGTAGCCGCGATAGGTGACGTTGGAGATATAAAGGTTGATGAGGTCGCCGGGTCGGACGATGTGGCCATAGGGTTTGCCACAATGAGTGCCGAATTCGTTGATGCCGATCTGGTAGCCGTCGCCCGTTTCGCCGCCGAGCGACATCTGCGCATAGGTGAAGGCGGCAAGGATTTCATGGTCGGTGACGCCTGACTTCGCCACATGATAGGCGGCCTGCGTGCCGATGCTGATCAGCTGGGCGGCGGCGCGGAACATCTCGATCTCGGGCAGTGAGCGGAGTTTCTGCATGCGGTCGAGAATGGCGTTGTCGGCGACGAACTTGCTCTTCGGCAGCAGTTCGTCGAGCGCAGACCAGAAGGTCAGCGACGTACGGTCGCCGATCCTACCGATCTGGGCCTTGGCAAGACCGAGACTGGCGAGAACCTCGGCGCATTTCTCGGCGGTCTTGATGACGGAATCGCCCGGACGGTCGGCATATTCGCGGCCGATCGGGCCGATCTGCCAGATTTCGTCGACGAGCACAGGCTCGCCGCCCGGCGGCAGCAGGACGGATTGGGTGAAGAAGGACAGAAGCACCATCGCTTTGTCGGCATCGGTCGGAATGATCAGCACGCCTTCTCGCATCCAGTCGCAGATGTAACGCAGATAGGCATTCGAAGCGTGGAACCAGCCGACGCTGCCGGCATGGACGATCAGCGCGTCATGACCGGCCTCGACCGCCTGACGACGAATTCTGCGAAGGCGATCCTCGAACTCTTCGACAGGAAGCGGCAAGGGCGCGGAGAAGTCGAAATCCGGTTGGAAATCGGCCAGCAGCGATCCCATCCCGCCGCCTGCGTTTGTCGCGCGCATGTTCATGAGTTTGTTCCTTCCAATTCAAGCATAGGTCAAATAACGGATCGTTCAGGCCTGCCGCGGCGGCGCGAGAACGCGCCGGGCAACCAGCAGTCCGACCAGCGTCACGGCGATCAGAATTCCGGAGATTGCCGCGACGCGCACATCGAGCGATTCCTCGATCAGCGCGAACATGCGCAGCGGCAGGACCGTCGTACGGGCGTCGGCGAGGAAAAGCGATACCGACACATTGTCGAGCGACTGGATGAAGACGAGGAATGCACCGGCCAGAATGCCGGGCATCAATAGCGGCAGGGTGACGCGCCGGAGTGTCATGAACCAGCTCGCGCCCATCGTCGTCGATGCCTCGGCAAGCGAGGGGTTGAGACCCTGGGCGACAACGGAGGCGGCGCGGTACATCAGCGGCCCGAAGACCACGACATGGCCAGCCACGGTCAGCCAGAGCGACGGCTTGAAGCCGATGAAGTTGGCGACGATCAAGGCGGCAAGACCGTAGACCAGGCTCGGCAGGACGAGCGGGGCGAGCAGCAGCGGCTCGATGGTGCCGGCGGTGCTGCGCTTCATGCGCGTCATGCCGATGGTTGCCGGAACCGCAAAGATCAGCGATCCGAGGACGGCAAGGCCGGCAATCTTCAGCGAGTTCCAGGCGGCGATATGTTCGGTTGCCGAGCGAACGGGATCGAGCAGCGCCGCGTACCACCTGAGCGAAAAGCCCTGCGGCGGATATTTCAATGTCTGCCCCGAGGTAAACGACATCGTCAGCGCAATCACGATCGGTGCGACCAGATAGATGACGCAGAGCCCGCCGAAACCGTAGACGAATGCCTTGTAGAGCATGACGGGAATGGGATTTTCGCGACGATCACGCATGACCGACCAACCTCCTGTGACGGGACATCATGGTAAGGGCGACCAGCAGGCAGCCGGTGGACAGCAGCAGGACGACGGCGATGGCCGAGGCCAGTGGCCAGTCGAACAGCGTGCCGACTTCGCGATAGATCAACTGCGGAACATAGACGTTGCGCGCGCCGCCGATGACGGCCTGGGTAACGAAGGAACTGCTGGTGCTGGCAAAGACCAGGATCCAGCCCGCCAGCAGGCCCGGCAGCATCAGCGGCAAAAGCACGGTGACAAAGATGCGCCAGGGACCGGCGCCGGAAACCTGAGCCGCTTCTGTCAGTTGCACCGGCGTACGCGACAGGATGGCAATCAGCGGCAGGATGATCAGCGGCAGATCGATCTGGCACATGGCCATGATCAGGCCGAGTTCGGTAAACAGCAGGCTGGTCGGCATGCCCGTCAGGCCGAGCCCGACCAGCGCTTCGCTGATCGGCCCCTGGCGCCCGAGGATGACGATCCAGGCGAAGGTGCGCACGACATTGCTGGTCAGCATCGGAATGAGCGTCAGGAAGATCAGAACCTGCCGCAGGTTTCTGCCGCCGTGCCAGTAGAGGAGTGCGATCGGCACGCCGAGCAAGGTCGTGCCGATGACGGTTTCGAGCCCGAGCCTTGCAGTATTGACGAGGACGCGGAAATTGAACGCGTCGCCGAAGAAGCGGGCATAATGTTCGAGGGTCGCTCCGCCGGGGCCGGCGAAGCTGAAACCGACGAGGACGGCGAGCGGCGTTGCGAAGAACGCCACGGAAAGCAACAGCATCGGTAGGACGTATGGGAAGCCGCTCGCCTTCATCACATCACCTCAACCGGCAACGAGCGCGTCGAACTGGCGGATCCAGTCGTCGCGGTTCTTGTTGATCGCGACCCAGTCCGGATAGACCATGGTCTTGATCTGGTCGCGGGTGACATAGGCTTCGATGCCGGGTGTCAGCGCCACGTCCTTGTTGGTCGGGAACATCTCGGTCGGCGGCTCCTTGAGCTGGTCCTGGGCGGCCTTGGAGATGGCGGCATCCATATAGGCATAGGCCGCATCGAGATTGGCCGAGCCCTTGGTCAGGTGGATGTTGACGGGGGCTGCCGGCGAGCCGGTTTCCGGATGGACGAACTCGGCGTTGAGGCCGAGGCTCTTCAGATGGGCGACATTGCCGGTCGAGCACATGAAGACGGCGATTTCGCCCTGCTGGAACAGCGTCATCTGATGGTTGGTGCTGTCGACCACGCCCTTCAGATGCTCCGGATGGTCCTTGAACAGCTTGAAGACGGCGTCCATGTCGTTCGGGCCGGAGCCGAAGATCTTGGCGATCTCGGTATAGGCCATCACGGCGGTGTTCGAGGCAAAGCCGGTCCAGGAAACCTTGCCGCTAAAGGCCGGGTTTTCGAAGAGATCGCGATAACCCTTCGGCTTCGGAACGAGATCGGGATTGTAGGCAATGCCGTTGACTTCGATGGTCACGGTCGGGCCGTATTCGCCCTGGAAGGACGGATCGAGCATGCCCCAGTTCTTGAGCTTGCTCGGATCGATCTTCTGGATGAGATCCTTCTCGATGGCGACCGCCATCTGGCCGGGCGACATCAGCAGCGTGTCATAGGGCGGGTTGCCGGGGCTTGCCATGATCTTGGCAAGCTGGTCCTGCGCCATCGCCGGGGCAATGGTCAGGTCATAGCCTGCATCCTTGACCATCGGCGTCAGCACTGTGCGGTAGGCGTCTTCCCAGCTGCCCGGGAAAGTGGCGGCAACGGCTCCGCCGCCGGCAGCGCGGGCGGAAAGCGGAAGCATGGCCGATGCGGCGGCACCGGCCGCCAGGAAACCGAACCCACGACGGGTAATCTGAAAGTCCTTCATCTCGTTCACCTCTGTTGATCTGTTTCTTCACTCATGATTTCCGGTTCGGCCGGAAAGGCGTGACACCGTGCGGTGTCGATCTCGGCAAATAGCGGCGTTCCCGGTTCGGGAATGAATGTGGTGGGGCCTCTGACCTCGGAGGCGCGCAGGCCCGTACCGTCTTCGAGGGCAAGGTCATGGACGAGGGAAGGGCCGAGGGGCACGGAGACCGTCATGCGAACCGGCAGGGTGCTTTCGCTCGGCTGCGTCGACAGGCGAACCTCTTCCGGCCGGAAGGTGATCGTGACCTTCGAGCCGAGGGTAAAATTCAGCCGGCGCGGCAGGAGCAGGGTCCGGTCATTCGCAAGGCCGATCAGCGTGCTCTCGGCATCGAGCCGCAGCACCGTTCCATTGAGCAGGTTTGCCTGGCCGATGAAGGTATTGACGAAGAGCGTCTTCGGGCGGTCATAGACGGTCATCGGCGTGTCGATCTGCTCGACAT
This Rhizobium brockwellii DNA region includes the following protein-coding sequences:
- the dxs gene encoding 1-deoxy-D-xylulose-5-phosphate synthase → MTQLPKTPLLDQVIYPADLRKLEDRDLPQLAREVRDEMIDAVSRTGGHLGAGLGVVELTIAIHSVFDTPDDRLIFDVGHQCYPHKILTGRRDRIRTLRQEDGLSGFTRRAESEYDPFGAAHSSTSISAGLGMAIAADLDKSDRRVIAVIGDGAMSAGMAYEALNNAGALDARLIVILNDNDMSIAPPTGAMSAYLARLASGRTYMGFRDFGKKLTAYLGKNIDRAITRAVEHARGYVTGGTMFEEMGFYHIGPIDGHSFDHLLPVLRNVRDNGRGPVLIHVVTQKGKGYPPAEAAADKYHGVNKFDVITGAQARVKPNAPSYTSVFAEALVQEATLDDKIVGITAAMPNGTGLDKLAEAFPLRCFDVGIAEQHAVTFAAGLAAEGYKPFAALYSTFLQRAYDQVVHDVAIQGLPVRFPIDRAGFVGADGPTHAGSFDTAFLTTLPGFVVMAAADEAELKHMVRTAVAYDGGPISFRYPRGEGVGVDMPARGEILQIGKGRIVKEGTKVALLSFGTRLADCLLAAEDLDAAGLSTTVADARFAKPLDRDLIRQLARHHEIVITVEEGSIGGFGSHVMHFLATEGLLDNGLKLRSLVMPDIWMEQAKPEAMNAHAGLDRAGIVSTVFKALGRGVAVGVAG
- a CDS encoding pirin family protein translates to MSFFPGKDPLPGDAFACDAIESLIIPRTSDIGGFQVRRALPSRQRRLVGPFIFFDRMGPAILKPDEALDVKPHPHIGLSTVTYLFDGEIRHRDSLGTEKVIRPGDINLMTAGRGIVHSERTPDNLRGHPLLMSGLQTWLALPDDKEEIDPAFAHTEKSAMPLIETAGVRGRVVIGSFEGMTSPVGVFSDTLYVDLDLQPGAKFPFGAGHEERAVYVLSGEVVISGDRFAADQLLVFRPGDQITLEAGRDGCHLMLFGGAALNSKRYIWWNFVSSSKERIEQAKEEWRTGRFDIVPGDEEEFVPLPEG
- a CDS encoding SDR family NAD(P)-dependent oxidoreductase; the encoded protein is MTDRLKGKIAIISGGATGMGGAASKLFAAEGARVAIIDRNGDAAAETVQAIRDAGGEAYCWTADVSDESAVNAAVAGVEERYGAVTVLFNHAGTIVIKPFLETTVEEWDWLHAVNVRSMFLMTKAVLPKMIASGGGSIVCTSSISAVAATPMEVLYDTTKGAVHMFARAIAVEFRDRNIRCNAVCPGFIRTPHGLREVADLQALGVDVSDAAIAAQQGRIGEPEDVARAALYLASDESSFVNGAHLFVDNGFTAI
- a CDS encoding exodeoxyribonuclease VII small subunit, giving the protein MTDSAKPEVSGLSFEKAVAELESIVARLERGDVALDESIEIYERGEALKKHCETLLSAAENRIEKIRLDRAGKPQGVEPLDGA
- a CDS encoding histone deacetylase family protein; translation: MSTRLYEHPIFLEHVTPAGHPERSDRIRAINVALEHPNFERLERRQAPQANEDAVLLAHPEEHLIAVMREIPEEEGEINQIEADTYASSKSLQAALTGIGGAMAAVDDVFTGRADNVFVAARPPGHHAEKMTAMGFCFFNNAAIAARHAQKTHGAERIAIVDWDVHHGNGTQDIFWDDASVLFCSTHQMPLYPGTGAKDEKGTHNTIVNAPLSPNVGSDHFREAFKSRVLPALDDFRPDLIIISAGFDAHHRDPLAQINLTGEDFDWATGRVLELADRYAKNRVVSLLEGGYDLEGLAESAGMHILRMMKG
- a CDS encoding acyl-CoA thioesterase codes for the protein MSQSKRPDVAEIRVPFRDVDMTGQMFLASYISYAESVLASFWSSRPDVDDEPLYSPSKVSCFLHRPLHYDEPATFTAAVDKIGMHSIGFLVSIDTGEERAAEVEIIWQARTREDQSPASLPEETRDWLYRFLD
- a CDS encoding flavin reductase family protein, which codes for MTHHKQHTHFDFAKLTERERYKILIGTVIPRPIALVTTVSKEGLPNAGPFSFFNVLTHDPAIVAIGVENYADMRFKDTARNIRETGEFTVHICDDALVDQMEVCAIKFGPEVDELSEAGLATAPGQMVRSPRILAAPAALECRRHTTLQVGPAREIILGEVLGVYVRSDAVNPANLHIDQKLMDAVGRMGGHTYTRTRDQFDIKTQTKEEWSSRKSVSEPVIA
- a CDS encoding M24 family metallopeptidase, with product MNMRATNAGGGMGSLLADFQPDFDFSAPLPLPVEEFEDRLRRIRRQAVEAGHDALIVHAGSVGWFHASNAYLRYICDWMREGVLIIPTDADKAMVLLSFFTQSVLLPPGGEPVLVDEIWQIGPIGREYADRPGDSVIKTAEKCAEVLASLGLAKAQIGRIGDRTSLTFWSALDELLPKSKFVADNAILDRMQKLRSLPEIEMFRAAAQLISIGTQAAYHVAKSGVTDHEILAAFTYAQMSLGGETGDGYQIGINEFGTHCGKPYGHIVRPGDLINLYISNVTYRGYTAQTARMIAIGDISSHQEDVLAACTEGVKRAEKLIRPGALMRDVNNAAFEPMIERGMLTSAEARTMPYNWSPMEDGGARLIPNQYVKDIDWEAQGRKLMHVYPAKHGPHNPNLGHSVGMAGGQNSFNISSHNYDRMEEGMVFVLHTQWLEPLSAGCNIGDMYVVTKDGFENLSRHTPLETHRVAAEA
- a CDS encoding ABC transporter permease gives rise to the protein MRDRRENPIPVMLYKAFVYGFGGLCVIYLVAPIVIALTMSFTSGQTLKYPPQGFSLRWYAALLDPVRSATEHIAAWNSLKIAGLAVLGSLIFAVPATIGMTRMKRSTAGTIEPLLLAPLVLPSLVYGLAALIVANFIGFKPSLWLTVAGHVVVFGPLMYRAASVVAQGLNPSLAEASTTMGASWFMTLRRVTLPLLMPGILAGAFLVFIQSLDNVSVSLFLADARTTVLPLRMFALIEESLDVRVAAISGILIAVTLVGLLVARRVLAPPRQA
- a CDS encoding ABC transporter permease, which translates into the protein MKASGFPYVLPMLLLSVAFFATPLAVLVGFSFAGPGGATLEHYARFFGDAFNFRVLVNTARLGLETVIGTTLLGVPIALLYWHGGRNLRQVLIFLTLIPMLTSNVVRTFAWIVILGRQGPISEALVGLGLTGMPTSLLFTELGLIMAMCQIDLPLIILPLIAILSRTPVQLTEAAQVSGAGPWRIFVTVLLPLMLPGLLAGWILVFASTSSSFVTQAVIGGARNVYVPQLIYREVGTLFDWPLASAIAVVLLLSTGCLLVALTMMSRHRRLVGHA
- a CDS encoding extracellular solute-binding protein, whose amino-acid sequence is MNEMKDFQITRRGFGFLAAGAAASAMLPLSARAAGGGAVAATFPGSWEDAYRTVLTPMVKDAGYDLTIAPAMAQDQLAKIMASPGNPPYDTLLMSPGQMAVAIEKDLIQKIDPSKLKNWGMLDPSFQGEYGPTVTIEVNGIAYNPDLVPKPKGYRDLFENPAFSGKVSWTGFASNTAVMAYTEIAKIFGSGPNDMDAVFKLFKDHPEHLKGVVDSTNHQMTLFQQGEIAVFMCSTGNVAHLKSLGLNAEFVHPETGSPAAPVNIHLTKGSANLDAAYAYMDAAISKAAQDQLKEPPTEMFPTNKDVALTPGIEAYVTRDQIKTMVYPDWVAINKNRDDWIRQFDALVAG